A genomic stretch from Prochlorococcus marinus str. MIT 9312 includes:
- a CDS encoding Y-family DNA polymerase, which yields MRISSIDAIALIDANNFYASCEQTINPHLRNKPVVILSNNDGCIIARSPEARALKIKMGTPYFKVKEKLNKLDVAVLSSNYSLYGDMSRRLMNLLKKYCEQIEIYSIDEAFVSISRPNDKNLYPWARNIRSLIYQNLGITLTVGIGENKVRAKIANKLAKNIDYSAGIFDLSRTRNENNYLKRISVDNIWGVGKQTSNWLKSKGIKNARELRDMEENEIIKKLGIVGKRLQLELKGYKCLPLEKSKKSKKEIQVSRSFGTPITKLEDLTQALATHAIKASEKMRSQNLQSSDIRVFARTSKYSSQNYQRSAHRKLTNATDDTNSILKIVVELSKEIYNPEYKFSKAGVLMQDLTNSEYLQQSVINYKSQKDLKKSATLMRTIDLLNKRFNNNAITWAITKTQKSWKMNKNFLSRSSTTDIEQIPTIVK from the coding sequence ATGAGAATTTCAAGCATTGATGCTATAGCTCTTATAGATGCTAATAATTTTTATGCGTCATGTGAACAAACTATTAATCCTCATTTGAGAAATAAACCAGTAGTAATTTTATCTAATAATGACGGATGTATCATTGCGAGAAGTCCCGAAGCGCGAGCTTTGAAAATTAAAATGGGAACTCCTTATTTTAAGGTCAAAGAAAAATTAAATAAATTAGATGTAGCAGTCTTAAGCTCAAACTACTCGCTTTACGGCGATATGAGCAGAAGACTTATGAATTTACTAAAAAAATACTGTGAACAAATAGAAATTTATTCTATTGACGAAGCATTTGTCTCAATTTCTAGACCTAATGATAAAAATCTATATCCTTGGGCAAGAAACATAAGATCATTAATATATCAGAATCTAGGCATCACACTAACAGTAGGTATAGGAGAAAATAAAGTAAGAGCAAAAATTGCTAATAAATTAGCTAAAAATATTGATTATTCAGCTGGAATATTTGATTTATCTAGAACTAGAAATGAGAATAATTATTTAAAAAGAATTAGTGTAGATAACATATGGGGAGTCGGGAAACAAACCTCTAATTGGTTGAAAAGTAAAGGTATTAAAAATGCGAGAGAATTAAGAGATATGGAAGAAAATGAAATTATTAAGAAACTAGGCATAGTAGGGAAAAGATTACAATTAGAACTGAAAGGCTATAAATGCCTGCCTCTAGAAAAAAGCAAGAAATCAAAAAAAGAAATTCAGGTAAGCAGGAGTTTCGGTACCCCTATCACAAAATTAGAAGACTTAACTCAAGCACTGGCGACTCATGCAATAAAAGCATCTGAAAAAATGAGAAGTCAGAATTTACAATCATCCGACATTAGAGTATTTGCCAGAACCAGTAAATATTCAAGTCAAAATTATCAAAGAAGTGCTCATAGAAAACTTACAAATGCGACAGACGACACAAACAGCATTTTAAAAATAGTAGTTGAATTATCTAAAGAAATTTATAATCCCGAATATAAATTTTCAAAAGCTGGTGTTTTAATGCAGGATTTAACTAATAGCGAATATTTACAGCAATCAGTTATCAATTACAAATCTCAGAAAGACCTAAAAAAATCAGCAACTCTCATGAGAACTATTGATTTATTAAATAAAAGATTTAATAACAATGCAATTACATGGGCTATTACAAAAACGCAAAAAAGTTGGAAGATGAATAAGAATTTCTTAAGTCGCTCATCTACAACTGATATAGAACAAATCCCAACTATAGTA
- a CDS encoding LexA family protein has product MDSFDSTTKKFKIPLLNDSVSAGFPSPADDYTEENIDLNEHLISNPFSTFFLRVRGDSMINAGIKDKDLIIVDKSLTAKPGNIIIAMIDGEFTIKRLSIKNDELYLKAENHNYPDFRFKNHIDVQIWGVVIYSIHSYL; this is encoded by the coding sequence TTGGATTCCTTTGATTCAACCACTAAAAAATTCAAAATCCCCTTATTAAATGATTCGGTATCTGCAGGATTTCCTTCTCCTGCAGATGACTATACAGAAGAGAATATTGATTTAAATGAACATTTAATATCTAATCCGTTTAGCACTTTTTTTCTTAGAGTTAGAGGTGACTCAATGATAAATGCAGGAATTAAAGATAAAGATTTAATAATAGTAGACAAAAGTTTAACAGCCAAGCCAGGGAATATTATCATTGCAATGATAGACGGGGAATTTACAATAAAAAGATTATCTATAAAAAATGATGAATTATATTTAAAAGCAGAAAATCATAATTATCCTGATTTTAGATTTAAAAACCATATTGATGTACAGATATGGGGCGTTGTTATTTATTCAATACATAGCTATTTATGA
- a CDS encoding 23S rRNA (pseudouridine(1915)-N(3))-methyltransferase RlmH, whose amino-acid sequence MLQSNRLAIYAIGKIKKLWIRDGINQYKKRMPELIINELKTFNLNNLRSNNNIIICLSEEGKQFNSVELCSLLLNFKNKKINFLIGDTDGISSDIKKNSDLILSLSPLTFPHELARLILIEQIYRAISISNNSPYHRS is encoded by the coding sequence ATGCTTCAGAGTAATAGATTAGCAATTTATGCTATCGGCAAAATAAAGAAACTTTGGATTAGAGATGGAATTAATCAATACAAAAAAAGAATGCCTGAACTTATCATTAATGAGTTAAAGACTTTTAATTTAAATAATCTTAGATCCAATAACAATATTATTATCTGCCTAAGTGAAGAAGGGAAACAGTTTAATTCAGTTGAACTATGTTCTTTACTCTTAAACTTTAAAAATAAAAAAATAAATTTCTTAATCGGTGATACTGATGGAATTAGTTCAGATATAAAAAAAAATTCAGATCTTATACTAAGTTTGTCTCCTTTAACCTTTCCTCATGAATTAGCTAGATTAATCCTTATCGAGCAAATCTATAGAGCTATTTCTATATCTAACAACTCCCCTTACCATCGTTCTTAG